In Acidobacteriota bacterium, one genomic interval encodes:
- the tatA gene encoding twin-arginine translocase TatA/TatE family subunit, giving the protein MFGLGPTELIIIFLIVLLLFGWNRLPQIGKGLGEGIRNFRTSMREAGDKSDDDKSEPDKGKN; this is encoded by the coding sequence ATGTTTGGTTTGGGCCCCACCGAGCTGATCATCATCTTCCTGATCGTGCTGCTGCTCTTCGGCTGGAACCGCCTCCCCCAGATCGGTAAGGGGCTGGGCGAGGGCATCCGCAATTTCCGGACCTCGATGCGGGAGGCGGGCGACAAATCGGACGACGACAAATCGGAGCCCGACAAGGGCAAAAACTAG